GGCTGGTCGGTTCCGGCATGGCCGACCGAGTACGGCGGCACCGGCTGGACCCCGACGCAGCGCTACATCTGGTCGGAAGAAAACGCCCGCGCCAGCACCGTCATGCCGCTGCCCTTCGGCGTATCGATGGTCGGCCCGGTGATCTACACCTTCGGCAATGCCGAGCAGAAGGCCCGCCACCTCCCCGGCATTGTCAGCGGTGAAGTTTGGTGGTGCCAGGGCTATTCGGAGCCGGGCGCCGGTTCCGACCTCGCCAGTCTCAAGACCACCGCGGTGCGTGACGGCGATCACTATGTGATCAACGGCCAGAAGACCTGGACGACGCTGGCCCAGCACGCCGATTGGGGCTTCTTCCTGTGCCGCACCGATCCGACCGCCAAGGCGCAGGAAGGCATCAGCTTCATCCTCGTCGACATGAAGTCGCCGGGCGTGGAAGTGAAGCCGATCAAGCTGCTGGACGGCGGTTACGAGGTCAACGAGACCTGGCTGACCGACGTTCGCGTGCCGGTCGAAAACCTTGTCGGCGTGGAGAACAAGGGCTGGACCTACGCCAAGTTCCTGCTCGCTCACGAACGCTCCGGCATCGCCGGTGTGGCGCGGTCGAAGCGCGGGATCGAAAAGCTGCGCGAAATCGCCGCGAACGAAAGCCTCGACGGCGCACCGCTGATCAAGGATTTCGATTTCGCCCGCAAGGTGAGCCAGCTCGAAATCGATCTCGCCGCGCTCGAAATCACCGAATTGCGCACGCTCGCCGGTGAGCAGGCGGGCAAGGGTCCGGGGCCGGAAAGCTCGATCCTCAAGATCAAGGGCACCGAAATCCAGCAGCGTCTCACCGAGCTGACGCTGGAAGCGGTCGGCACCTATAGCGCGCCCTATCATGGCGGCGTGTCGAACGATAATTCCAACGAGCATCCGGTCGGCCCGGACTATGCCCAGCACGCTGCGGCGACCTATTTCAACATGCGCAAGACATCGATCTATGGCGGATCGAACGAGATTCAGCGCAACATCATCACCAAGATGATCCTCGGTCTGTAAGATCTGGGACGGGAGAGAATTCGTGGATTTCAACTTTACCGAAGAACAAGGCATGGTGCGCGACGGCCTCTCGCGGCTGGTGCGTGAACAATATGACTGGGAAACCCGCCGCAAGGCGATTGCCAGCGGCGCTGGCTGGCGTCCCGAAGTCTGGGCGCAGCTGGCCGAGCTGGGCATCCTCGGCATGCCGTTTTCCGAGGCCGATGGCGGCTTTGGCGGCGGCGCGGTTGATGCGATGGTCATCATGGAAGAGTTCGGCAAGGGCCTGGTCATCGAGCCGTTCGTGCCAACCGTGGTGTGCGCCGGCGGCTTCCTGAAGCACGCCGGAACGGACGCGCAGAAGGAAGAGCATATCGGCGGGATCGTGTCGGGGGAGCGGGTTTTCGCCT
This DNA window, taken from Porphyrobacter sp. ULC335, encodes the following:
- a CDS encoding acyl-CoA dehydrogenase family protein; amino-acid sequence: MNLEFTPEEQAFRDEVRSFIAENYPAHLADFGMREDMSREDFLAWHKILGKKGWSVPAWPTEYGGTGWTPTQRYIWSEENARASTVMPLPFGVSMVGPVIYTFGNAEQKARHLPGIVSGEVWWCQGYSEPGAGSDLASLKTTAVRDGDHYVINGQKTWTTLAQHADWGFFLCRTDPTAKAQEGISFILVDMKSPGVEVKPIKLLDGGYEVNETWLTDVRVPVENLVGVENKGWTYAKFLLAHERSGIAGVARSKRGIEKLREIAANESLDGAPLIKDFDFARKVSQLEIDLAALEITELRTLAGEQAGKGPGPESSILKIKGTEIQQRLTELTLEAVGTYSAPYHGGVSNDNSNEHPVGPDYAQHAAATYFNMRKTSIYGGSNEIQRNIITKMILGL